One part of the Fundidesulfovibrio putealis DSM 16056 genome encodes these proteins:
- a CDS encoding YegP family protein gives MEDGRYAVQRNEHGHFAFNFLGESGEAIGVSALFPTPEGLGRAIAVLKQLAPMAVLVDNT, from the coding sequence ATGGAAGACGGTCGCTACGCTGTGCAGCGCAACGAACACGGACATTTTGCGTTCAACTTTCTCGGAGAGTCCGGCGAGGCCATCGGTGTGAGTGCACTCTTCCCCACGCCGGAGGGACTCGGCAGGGCCATCGCCGTGTTGAAGCAGCTGGCCCCCATGGCCGTGCTGGTGGACAACACCTGA